In Triplophysa rosa linkage group LG7, Trosa_1v2, whole genome shotgun sequence, the following proteins share a genomic window:
- the LOC130556800 gene encoding uncharacterized protein LOC130556800, producing MSVTPVDLLGSKYPVCKDSIEKISKKWATRTKNLRTIWPESGTFDVTVCEEMEGLIKNYKPKDKNKKRSEKRKVEQEVLNLFKNEGINFLKNMKIIREMIKKDDEEEKLEKMTQPPPYEPFKSQMIKQMPVVTMSGDVTIEGQVEITPYPEEGNKEPIPLRAGKSRDSNSKAKKKASGCTSNRNDEEQDEDVISPYAEAQEALSELIRGRDEVYRDATEFLRKIQADSARGLEVTSKANSEASEEEEEEEAQSEAGSESSHQARRSPTNRETSSGQTSRNPKEGEYKFVAGKIYLQDSEIEPNQLDQLVWTRKEGGRLRKPVDISTPRKCQKQSDAAGQCPILIKGRQAQYVPWGSQDLDGLVARLPDLHEGAGKWIKMVEDETTGKLLALGDIKALLAKCVGSSKMNELLRAAGLQNAINSPFMDGNPFNGNRARMWQELRNGYPNRIDPRTLKGEHLGEEENPATYVRSQLRKWKEELERDPEEDMVMAALFRNAIVDSMPPVVKARLEDVVGLNSKSHKEFCDHVTHAVEQYRKNEQKLKNQEKELQRKLVQLQLEELARKKKTQAVVKDKDKEEDHAAMMAPVNTPTPMMQQPGTGNTVQPAPGSGLQQPAPIVIYVKPEQQNRFGPRPMQGQGPMQAQQGRQNQGRNPCWGCGQLGHNRRDCPINPWNMDQRQGSRWQAGRQQRGQWQDQRQQGPNWQDQQQQPWQNQQQQGPVNQQQGPINPQQGPVNPWRGPDVGY from the coding sequence atgtcagtCACTCCTGTAGATCTGTTGGGATCCAAATACCCAGTATGTAAAGactcaatagaaaaaatatccaaaaagtGGGCTACAAGAACCAAAAACTTAAGAACGATATGGCCAGAAAGTGGTACCTTTGATGTGACAGTGTGTGAGGAAATGGAAGgcttaataaagaattataaaccaaaggacaaaaacaagaaacgtaGTGAAAAAAGAAAGGTAGAACAGGAAGTATTGAACCTGTTCAAAAATGAAGgaattaatttcctgaaaaatatgaaaataattagagaaatgataaaaaaggatGATGAAGAGGAAAAACTTGAGAAAATGACTCAGCCACCTCCCTATGAACCCTTCAAAAgccaaatgataaaacaaatgcCAGTAGTAACCATGTCAGGAGATGTCACAATAGAAGGGCAGGTAGAGATAACACCCTACCCAGAGGAAGGAAATAAGGAACCAATCCCCCTGAGAGCAGGAAAGAGTAGGGACAGCAACAGCAAAGCCAAAAAGAAAGCCTCAGGCTGTACATCAAATCGAAATGATGAAGAACAAGATGAAGATGTGATCAGCCCTTATGCAGAAGCGCAGGAAGCATTGTCAGAATTAATTAGAGGAAGGGATGAGGTATATAGAGATGCAACAGAATTTTTGAGAAAAATACAAGCAGACTCTGCTCGTGGTTTAGAAGTGACTTCAAAAGCCAACTCTGAAGCAAgcgaggaagaagaagaggaggaagccCAATCTGAAGCTGGCAGTGAAAGCAGTCATCAAGCAAGACGTTCTCCAACTAACCGAGAGACCTCATCAGGGCAGACCTCAAGAAATCCCAAGGAAGGAGAATATAAGTTCGTAGCAGGCAAAATCTATCTCCAAGATTCAGAGATCGAACCAAACCAACTAGACCAATTAGTTTGGACACGAAAGGAAGGAGGGAGACTGAGAAAGCCTGTAGACATAAGCACTCCTAGAAAATGCCAGAAACAAAGTGATGCTGCAGGGCAATGCCCTATCCTGATAAAAGGGAGACAAGCGCAATATGTGCCATGGGGCTCCCAAGACTTGGATGGACTAGTTGCACGCCTGCCGGATCTACATGAAGGGGCGGGCAAATGGATCAAAATGGTGGAGGATGAGACCACTGGAAAACTGCTAGCACTGGGAGATATAAAAGCACTCCTAGCCAAATGTGTGGGAAGTTCTAAGATGAATGAACTTTTAAGAGCAGCAGGCctccaaaatgcaataaactcACCATTCATGGACGGAAATCCATTTAATGGAAATAGAGCACGGATGTGGCAGGAGCTAAGGAATGGATACCCCAACCGTATTGACCCTCGAACACTCAAAGGGGAACATCTGGGAGAGGAAGAGAATCCTGCTACCTATGTGCGATCACAGCTAAGAAAATGGAAGGAAGAACTGGAAAGAGATCCCGAGGAAGACATGGTGATGGCAGCGCTGTTCAGAAATGCCATTGTTGACTCTATGCCACCTGTGGTAAAGGCCCGACTGGAAGACGTAGTGGGTCTGAACTCTAAGTCACATAAAGAATTCTGCGATCATGTGACCCATGCTGTAGAACAATACAGAAAGAacgaacagaaactgaaaaatcAAGAGAAGGAACTTCAAAGAAAATTGGTACAACTGCAGCTTGAAGAACTGGCCAGAAAGAAAAAGACGCAAGCCGTGgtcaaagacaaagacaaagaagaAGATCATGCAGCAATGATGGCTCCAGTGAACACTCCAACACCAATGATGCAACAACCAGGAACAGGAAACACTGTACAGCCAGCACCTGGAAGTGGACTACAACAACCAGCGCCTATTGTCATTTATGTAAAGCCTGAACAGCAAAACAGATTTGGGCCAAGGCCTATGCAAGGACAAGGACCTATGCAAGCACAACAAGGAAGACAAAACCAAGGAAGAAACCCATGCTGGGGATGTGGGCAACTAGGACATAACAGAAGGGACTGTCCAATTAACCCATGGAACATGGACCAACGACAAGGTTCTCGATGGCAAGCAGGCCGCCAACAGCGAGGCCAATGGCAAGATCAAAGACAACAAGGACCTAATTGGCAagaccaacaacaacaaccatgGCAAAATCAACAGCAACAGGGACCAGTCAACCAGCAACAGGGACCAATCAACCCACAGCAGGGACCAGTCAACCCATGGCGAGGTCCAGATGTCGGCTACTAG